In Malus sylvestris chromosome 15, drMalSylv7.2, whole genome shotgun sequence, a single genomic region encodes these proteins:
- the LOC126605541 gene encoding uncharacterized protein LOC126605541, which produces MINPASTLSDPKNRSFYCCLVIVSSLICGAYFIGGASIAQEYKEKSFLQKLTRWKVIYNTQNTTLHTCQNRCQPSGSEALPKGIVVKTSDLEALPLWGSSVKNENSKPSKSLLAIAVGIKQKEIVDKIVKKFLSSDFVVMLFHYDGAVDKWRDLPWSDHAIHVSVMNQTKWWFAKRFLHPDIVSEYKYIFLWDEDLGVENFDPMRYLSIIQEEGLEISQPALDPDKSEVYHPITARVKNSKVHRRFYKYKGSGRCDDHSSAPPCAGWVEMMAPVFSRTAWQCVWYMIQNDLVHAWGLDVQLGYCAQGDRTQNVGVVDSEYIVHLGLPTLGVSDGNKVTNSPDPSQKGDSKALAPSASDKVNDRSKVRMQSFIDMQIFKERWSNAVKEEKCWVDPYQLTTN; this is translated from the exons ATGATTAATCCT GCCTCTACGCTGTCAGACCCAAAGAATAGGTCATTCTACTGCTGTCTCGTCATTGTATCTTCATTGATCTGCGGGGCTTACTTCATCGGTGGTGCATCCATTGCTCAGGAGTATAAGGAA AAATCTTTcttgcagaaattaacaagaTGGAAAGTGATCTACAATACGCAGAATACAACTTTGCATACATG CCAGAATCGATGCCAACCTTCAGGGAGTGAGGCATTACCGAAAGGAATTGTTGTCAAAACATCGGACTTGGAAGCGCTGCCTTTATGGGGTTCATCTGTGAAAAAT GAAAACTCAAAACCTTCTAAGAGCTTGCTGGCAATTGCAGTTGGAATAAAGCAGAAAGAGATAGTGGACAAAATTGTCAAAAAG TTTCTATCAAGTGATTTTGTTGTAATGCTTTTTCATTATGATGGTGCGGTGGATAAATGGAGGGATTTACCTTGGAGTGATCATGCCATACACGTGTCTGTGATGAATCAAACAAAATG GTGGTTCGCCAAACGTTTCCTGCATCCAGATATAGTTTCGGAgtacaaatatatttttctttgggaTGAGGACCTTGGAGTTGAGAATTTTGACCCGATGCG ATATCTATCCATAATTCAAGAAGAGGGACTGGAAATATCACAGCCGGCACTTGATCCTGACAAGTCAGAGGTGTATCATCCAATCACTGCACGTGTGAAGAATTCAAAAGTGCACAG ACGGTTTTATAAGTATAAGGGCAGTGGAAGGTGTGACGACCATAGCTCTGCTCCTCCTTGTGCAGG TTGGGTGGAAATGATGGCACCTGTATTTTCAAGAACTGCTTGGCAATGTGTATGGTACATGATCCAG AATGATTTGGTCCATGCATGGGGCCTGGATGTGCAGCTTGGTTATTGTGCACAA GGAGATCGAACACAAAACGTTGGTGTGGTTGACTCAGAGTATATAGTTCATCTTGGTCTTCCTACGCTTGGTGTCTCAGATGGAAATAAG GTGACTAATTCCCCAGATCCTTCTCAGAAAGGGGACTCGAAAGCATTG GCCCCATCTGCCTCCGATAAAGTCAATGATAGATCTAAA GTTAGGATGCAGTCCTTTATTGATATGCAGATCTTTAAGGAAAGATGGAGTAATGCAGTAAAGGAGGAAAAATGTTGGGTTGACCCGTATCAACTAACAACAAACTGA